A window from Salvia miltiorrhiza cultivar Shanhuang (shh) chromosome 2, IMPLAD_Smil_shh, whole genome shotgun sequence encodes these proteins:
- the LOC131011363 gene encoding BTB/POZ domain-containing protein At5g47800-like, whose product MKFMKLGLNPDTFYTEDATRTVISDVPTDLTIRIDGITYLLHKSCLVPKCGLLQRLFSEKDEGGDVSVELHDIPGGEEAFELCAKFCYGITISLSAHKFVAALCAASFLRMTEKVENGNLIAKLEAFFSSCILQAWKDSLIALHNAERLCDWSQNLGIVRRCIESIVDKILTPPTKVKWSYTYTRPGYVRKRRDSVPKDWWTEDLSCLGIDMFSSIVTTITSTNMLQPRLIGEALHVYAHCWLLNASEGSPGSKRRVLETIVRLIPAEKGSVSIKFLLRLLTTANSLGASPVSKAQLLRLCGLQLDDATLNDLSQSDIDLVKTVVRSFLRQWKRRNSAGEGQPLRAMHKVGNLIDSYLQVVAKDARMPAQKMVALIETLPATARPQHNHLYKAINIYLKEHPEVSKADKKQLCSFLDCQKLSPEVRSHAVKNERLPLRTVVQVLFFDHEKTNASSQQLQRDDLSKLKVSSSAGNGTRPKAAGALHRSSRKLDDKPELSQELSFKVKLETEKEKKRETAAAPQLNPHNKPQIRGVYIKR is encoded by the exons ATGAAGTTTATGAAACTTGGATTGAATCCAGACACCTTCTACACCGAAGATGCCACGAG GACCGTGATATCAGATGTGCCAACTGACCTCACCATTAGGATAGATGGCATCACCTATCTTCTCCACAAG TCTTGTCTTGTTCCAAAATGTGGGCTATTGCAAAGGCTTTTCTCGGAGAAAGACGAGGGCGGGGACGTGTCGGTGGAGCTCCACGACATTCCGGGAGGGGAGGAGGCGTTCGAGCTTTGTGCTAAGTTCTGCTATGGCATCACAATCAGCCTCAGCGCACACAAGTTTGTGGCAGCCTTATGCGCTGCTAGCTTCCTGCGAATGACCGAGAAAGTCGAAAATGGGAACTTGATCGCCAAGCTAGAGGCGTTTTTCTCGTCGTGCATCCTCCAAGCGTGGAAGGATTCTCTCATTGCGCTGCACAACGCTGAGAGACTCTGCGACTGGTCTCAAAATCTCGGCATCGTGAGGCGATGCATCGAGTCCATAGTCGACAAGATCTTAACACCTCCAACAAAG GTGAAGTGGTCTTACACGTATACGAGACCGGGATACGTAAGGAAACGGCGCGACTCAGTGCCAAAGGACTGGTGGACAGAGGACCTGTCCTGCCTCGGCATAGACATGTTTAGCAGCATAGTTACCACCATCACTTCAACCAACATGCTGCAGCCGCGGCTCATCGGTGAGGCTCTGCACGTCTACGCCCACTGCTGGCTGCTCAATGCCTCCGAGGGCTCCCCGGGCAGCAAACGGAGAGTCCTTGAGACCATTGTGAGGCTCATCCCAGCGGAGAAAGGCTCTGTCTCCATCAAATTCCTGCTGAGGCTCCTCACCACCGCCAACTCTCTCGGAGCATCTCCCGTGTCGAAGGCACAACTCCTGAGGCTGTGCGGGCTGCAGCTAGACGACGCCACGCTCAACGACTTATCTCAATCCGACATTGATTTGGTTAAGACGGTTGTGCGGAGTTTCTTGAGGCAGTGGAAGCGCCGCAACTCCGCAGGCGAGGGACAACCGCTCCGAGCAATGCATAAGGTGGGAAACCTCATTGATTCCTATCTGCAGGTAGTTGCAAAGGATGCAAGAATGCCAGCTCAAAAAATGGTGGCTCTGATTGAGACTCTTCCAGCAACAGCACGGCCTCAACACAACCATCTCTACAAAGCAATAAATATTTATCTCAag GAGCATCCTGAGGTGAGCAAAGCAGATAAGAAACAGCTCTGCAGCTTCTTAGACTGCCAGAAACTGTCTCCAGAAGTGCGATCTCACGCCGTCAAGAACGAGAGATTGCCGTTAAGAACGGTGGTGCAAGTGCTCTTCTTCGACCACGAGAAAACCAACGCGTCTTCGCAGCAGCTTCAGAGAGATGATCTGAGCAAACTAAAAGTAAGTAGCAGTGCAGGCAATGGTACAAGACCTAAAGCGGCCGGAGCACTTCACCGCTCCTCGAGGAAGTTGGATGACAAGCCAGAGCTCAGCCAAGAGTTGAGCTTTAAGGTGAAGCTGGAGACGGaaaaggagaagaagagggaaacCGCGGCTGCACCTCAGCTGAATCCTCACAACAAACCTCAAATCAGAGGTGTATACATTAAACGCTGA